TTGTACagaatatggaaaaaaaaaaaaaatagatcatTGCCCTTTAAAAAAAACGTTTTCTCTCTCCCCTGGGGAGTTGAGAAAATTAAATCGTGAGAGGTCCATTTTTCTTTGGGATGAAATTACTAGAATGCCAACAGGTAGATGGGGGACTCGATTTATGCTAGGGATATTCCATGGGAAATTCGGATTGAAGCGCGTGATGGGCAGACGCATTTGGGAGTTAGGTGGGACAACCTCCTCCATTCGTTATAAAAATAATCCCAGACACGGCACTCTGTCCCCATGCCAAAGTTTCAATCATGTGTTTGGTGGCGTGTTTTTATTACTCCACTGGGTCTTTATTAAGGGCAcgtttgaaaacaacttttcaaagtagttttctaattttaaaaacacaacatttcttttaaaatgtaatttaaaaaaaaggttatttttttaataacatatttaaaatatttttaattatttttttgtaaaatatttgataaataattaaaatcttgAATAATACGTTCAAAACTGTGTGTTATGCATGAATATATAATATcttcacaaataataaaataataaaataataaaataataaaattattttccatatttgtattctgaaatataattttgtttttaaaaacaattgaaatttgCTCCTAacaattattcttaaaaactactTAATGTCATACAAATCCTAAAGTTTTTCATCATATTTAATGCATAATGGCACAATAATATGATCcattttaagtaaaatattGAGACCCTTTTGGTCTAAGCATCGCCAACATGGACTTCTTTGGAAGccaaaaagttgaaattttttttgtctccTTAGTCCTCAAGACTTACTGATTCtaattgaaatgtttttaaaaaccaaatcaagaatgatttggttttataatatgttacataacaaaaaatggcttttagaaaaattatctaCAAAGCCAAGCAGCCGACTGCCATCCCTACCAAACCTGAACAGGCCCATGAATGCAAATGGTCTGGGCCCATTTCCCCAGGTACAACCCCTAAAAGCTAGAACAAGTATCACCGTTAAAACTTGTTCAACCGAAATAACTACCACAGCATCAATGGCTAAACACTTGGCCTTCTCATTTCAATTTCAACCTCAGATTGAGTCAAAAACATCTTCTTTCTCATCCCATTTCATTCGGATTATGCCCACATTTAGAGCATTAACATTCATTGTTTAACTTGTAACATCCATCTCCAATCACGTGTCCAACATTCATTGGTGGGATACAATCCACTTTTAGTTTTGAGTAGAAAAATGGAGACTTTGTTCAATTTCGATTGTGTAAACATTTCTGATGAAGAGTCTGATGTTAATGTTTCTTGGTTGAATTAACCGGCTTTCTAAGTTGTGGGTTCTTTTTTTCTaagaagagagaaggaaaatggCATTCACTGGAACCTTGGATAAATGCAAGGCTTGTGATAAGACTGTTTATGTGGTGGATTTGTTGTCTGCAGATGGAGCATCTTATCATAAAACATGCTTCAAATGCAGCCATTGCAAAGGCACCCTTGTGGTATGTTTCTTCTAAGCCTATTTTTCccccgttttttttttttttttttaatttttacgaAAATCAATATCTACGTAAATTGCATTCTGGGCATATTCCAGCCCagggtttaaaattttatgagaTATAACAAGTGGGTTTTACTTTGCAGATGAGCAACTACTCATCCATGGATGGGGTCCTCTACTGCAAACCTCATTTTGAGCAGCTGTTCAAGGAGTCTGGCAATTTCAGCAAGAATTTTCAAACATGTgagactttttttaaaaaaaattctttggcATTCTgggtttctttttcttaatgaGCTAACTCCTATGGTTTTGCATGAATAGCTGCGAAGCCTGCTGACAAGCTACATGAGCTGGTACATATTTGATACTCCCAATTCTATGCCTTCTATCCATGTGTTTGCCTCTTTAGGGTGGTTCTGGATGTCACATAGAGCATGTTTGgcaaaattcaagaaaatagttttcaaaaacagttttagaGACGATTATTAAAAATGGTTCTCCACTGTTCTCAGGCCAAAGTTCTTGGCATATTcctcaaaaatataaaatattttcaatcaaaaattgatcaaacatgtttttgaatTAAACCATAAATATTCTACACATGAACCGCTCCCAAACAAACcttaaatattcttaattttatatatgaaaaaaatagttGCATGACATGTTAGTAGTCTATTAtgacatttttctttcaatattgGTGGACGTCCAaacacatctttattttattttctatcattttcttttcttccattaataCTAAGCGTATGGATTTTGAAATCTTTTACAGTCAAGGGCTCCTAGCAAACTCTCTTCTATGTTCTCCGGAACCCAAGACAAATGCTCTGCTTGTCGAAAGACAGTGTACCCATTGGAGAAggtttgtactcctacaataaaccccatttctttttccttctgaTTTTTTGTGTTGACGTCATCAACATCCAAGCAAGAGAAATTTTCTTCAGATTTTCCTTaccttttttgttctttataatttttccttgtgtttttttttccctcaaattttcccgAATCCAAATGAAGGTTAATGGCAATGGCCCAACCAAAAAATGACTCATCGAATGACATTTGACAAACAGGTGACGCTAGAGGGAGAATCTTACCACAAGTCATGCTTCAAGTGTGCTCATGGGGGCTGTCCCCTCACACATTCATCCTATGCTGCTTTGAATGGAGTCCTCTACTGCAAGCACCATTTTTCCCAGCTCTTCATGGAGAAAGGCAATTACAGCCATGTTCTTGAGGCTGCAACACACAAGAAACAAGCTGCTTCAAATGCAGAGGCAGAAGCAAAAGCAgaagcagaaacaaaagcagaagcAGAAGGAGAAGCAGAAGCAGAGCCAGAACATGACCAACCTGACCAGACACAGGGGCAATCCTAAAAAATGCACAAACACGAGCGTACACACTATgcttcttttgttgtttttctgaCTTCCTCCCAATTTTTCGTCTGGTTGGCAGACCATATAATCGTAATGCCATTCTTGTATGTTCTCcgtttattttgattttgtaagcaAGTTCCAGAAGTTATGTATCAGACTTATACAAAGCTTATGACACGatattatcttttcatttttcctcatGTTTTTAGCCTAAAATGCTCAGCCTTTCCACGGCAACACCATCTccaaaaattaatcaaagaaTTCATTATTCCTGTCTTCAAAAATTTACTTGTTAGGAAAGAAGCAGATATATACTAGATAACAATCTCCTTCTGATCAAAGATAAATTTCCCTCTTCTGGACAGATAGTCCCTTCCACATATCAAGTCTTCTTTGAAATCTCTCCTCCATGTTCAATACACCCAAATATGTAGTGAGTAGGTTCCACAACCTACATCCCCATGAGAGCCTAGTGCCTCCACATTATCAACTCCCCTGATTGGAATTAGCTCGATTTTCTCCAGACTAATTTTCATACTGAGTATCGTCTCAAATCGCATGAAAGACCAGATTAGATACTCCAATTGCTGTTGGATCATCTCTAGTCCATCACTGCCTCTATCACCCACCTAGAAACCCAAGATAAAGCCCCATCTCCTAGCCCTCTATTGAATTTGACTAAGCTTCTTCATGGACAGTATGAATAAGGAGACTCACGCTGTCTCAACCCCCTGGAAATATCCcccaaaaaaaaaggtgtttcaACATTGTAAACCAATGCATTGCATTAAAGGGTAAAGGATAATGTACTTGATGGAACAACATTTTCATATGAAGTAGTCCAGAATTTCTAATACATTTctgaatggaaatttttttatttttgaggtaTATGGGATATCATATACCAAAGGAACAGAGACAGGAGGAAAGGTACAAGAGAACTGCAGGATGTCCACCCCATACGAGAAATCCAACAGGCTAACTGAACCCACTGACTCATGGTGGCAAAACAACTTTCTGGCACAATATCAAATCTGAAATGGTCTTCCCATGCCGGTCAATCCTTCGAGAGCAGTTTACACCACCATCTAGAATATTTCGGACCAGAATATTCAAAGAATGGATACCCTTTACTTCATAAATCTCTACCTTAACATGTTCAGCAACCCATTTGTCTCTCTTATTGATGGCATCAGAGTCGGGAAATGAAGATGTGTTTAAGAGAGTTGAGACAGCTGCTTTTACCCATTCAGGTGTTATGATAATCTTCAGCCTCTCAATATCTGGAGGGAAATGTGGGATGATGGAAAAATTCAAGTCATTTCCTTTGTCTCCAGTCCTGCTATGGGCTACACTATAGAGAGGAATTTTCTGGCCTGATGGAGCAGGAAAAAGATCAATTTCTGATGACCAAAAGTCACTGGGATGTTCTTGTGCCATTGGCAGCAATGCTGGCTCTTGCAAGACATGGATTTCCAATAGATCTTCTTTAATGCCGACCCCCTGATTATTTGAGTTCATCATCTTGTTGTGCTTTACTCCAGTTTGCCAGAAAACATGTTCTCGTCTGACCTGCATTATCCAACAAGCAATCCTTTTTAATTTAGAACTTCTTTGTGCACCATGTGATACTGAAAGTATTAGATAAAAAACATGATCAAATTGCCCAAAAACAATGACAAGATGAAACAATAGCATTGGTTTGGGGAGGTAATAGGGTGCAAAGTAATAGTTTGGAATAAAGAGAAAATCCCAAAGAAAAAAGAGCCAAAACAAATTTCTCAAAAGTCATTTCCCTGATAATTAGTCAGAGAGAGCCATACCAGTTTCTTTTCAAGAACGATGTCTTTCTTATGTCCAGTGCTGcatttataaacaaaaagaaCTATTATGACATTAACAGATACTGTGAAAAAAGTATTCAGGCGAATAggatcaaaaatgaaaaagaaggaaatacaGACCAAGAAGTTTGCAAAATTGAGACTTATCAGTTTAAAGTTAAAACTACACAAACATGAGTCTGATATTTTCAATCATGTAGCCTAGGCAAATATTAGAACccaaaggctatgtttggttctaggaCAGTacgaagaaaagaaaagaattgctaaggaaaacaattttctcatgtttggttttacaatgaaaaatagtgaagaaaatcaaatataattaaaatcagtaagaaacttatgtattttcaaattatttaatctttgtatagaataaaaaaaataagcgaaatgagtttaaagtagcgtataaaaaataatttattgacttcaaatcaagtatttattttccttcattttttatttccttctatttttccattccattttctttcccttacatttttaaaattttttggaaacgAAACAAAGCCAAAATGGCTCAAACTATTAGGATGGTCATCTTTGGTATTTAACAACAATTATAGTGTTAATTACCACTCGATTAAATGGTGCATGCATACCTGGAACTCTCCCAGTTTCCTGATTTAATGTTGCATTTTTCCCCCATGACTCAGTGGAACAAGGAGCTCActttatggaaaataaaatataaataacaaaataaagagTATTATAGAGAGCTGTGTCTATGAGCTAAGCCTGAGATCAACATGAGACTTGTAGATGAGCCCAAGCTTGAAGTCCAGCTCATGCTGCTTTAACAAGCCTAAGGCAGCAACACAGGGGTGGCCACAGTAAAGCTTAAAGCTTTGTCAGTTAACTGCCAAAATATTTTCCTAGTCAAATATCATTGCCAGCTAAAATACACTGCATCTGTTGCAATTGTCATTCTTTCATAGTGGACAACCAATAGGAAGACCCTTATCAATGTggaattcattcatttttaggaaTTAGTCATATCTAAGTTATTTAACTCAGTGAATATTGAGTCTCATTTTACCCAAGAATCTAACAACACCCAGCTAAGTTTAATCTAAGCCCACCAAAACCAAGCTAAGCTGAATCTGAACCTGAAAAACTTATTAACAGTTAAGAATTTATGCCTATTTGAGAAAGTTTAACTTATCTCATTCACAGTGATGGTTCTATAAGCATGACCCCGATTCTGATTTAAAGATGAAAACTGATGTAAgatctgataaaaaaatttgacctGATACCCCCACCGCCAGCTGGTCCATTTGTGTATAAAGCTGTAAACTCCTTAGAAAATTGAACTGCATGTTCC
The sequence above is drawn from the Vitis riparia cultivar Riparia Gloire de Montpellier isolate 1030 chromosome 15, EGFV_Vit.rip_1.0, whole genome shotgun sequence genome and encodes:
- the LOC117932488 gene encoding LIM domain-containing protein PLIM2c-like, which codes for MAFTGTLDKCKACDKTVYVVDLLSADGASYHKTCFKCSHCKGTLVMSNYSSMDGVLYCKPHFEQLFKESGNFSKNFQTSAKPADKLHELSRAPSKLSSMFSGTQDKCSACRKTVYPLEKVTLEGESYHKSCFKCAHGGCPLTHSSYAALNGVLYCKHHFSQLFMEKGNYSHVLEAATHKKQAASNAEAEAKAEAETKAEAEGEAEAEPEHDQPDQTQGQS